A region from the Benincasa hispida cultivar B227 chromosome 8, ASM972705v1, whole genome shotgun sequence genome encodes:
- the LOC120083526 gene encoding transcription factor BEE 3-like: protein MAEFTPNFQSLNQSSFPLMDNPNQNPTLLHNPKVNILDNNIPVLFNDSFFSNQTVAHPPPRFLENWAENFQGFFCQANQITPSSPVFEPTHPLGNDLHGSKKRKLETDAYESSSGNSTPQISENGIKTKNNAGKGKRSKKGDENDGENPREVVHVRARRGQATDSHSVAERIRRGKINERLRCLQDIVPGCYKTMGMAVMLDEIINYVQSLQNQVEFLSMKLTAASSYHDFNSDSDAEDKLKAKEIREGNGGLLVASAQLGPFDLSFGSYSTLPFNTI, encoded by the exons ATGGCTGAGTTCACTCCAAACTTTCAAAGCTTAAATCAATCATCTTTTCCTCTAATGGATAATCCCAACCAAAATCCAACTCTACTTCATAACCCAAAAGTTAATATTCTTGACAACAACATTCCTGTTTTGTTCAATGACAGTTTCTTTAGCAACCAAACTGTTGCTCATCCTCCTCCTAGATTCCTGGAAAATTGGGCAGAAAATTTCCAAGGATTTTTCTGTCAAGCCAATCAAATCACTCCTAGTTCACCTGTTTTTGAGCCTACCCATCCACTTGGAAATGATCTCCATGGAAGCAAGAAAAGAAAGCTTGAAACTGATGCATATGAAAGCAGCTCTGGCAACTCAACCCCTCAAATTTCTGAAAATGGGATCAAgacaaaaaat AATGCTGGAAAAGGAAAGCGGTCCAAAAAGGGTGACGAAAACGACGGCGAGAATCCGAGGGAAGTGGTTCATGTTAGAGCCAGAAGAGGTCAAGCAACAGATAGTCACAGTGTAGCAGAAAGG ataagaagaggaaaaatcaATGAAAGATTGAGATGTTTGCAAGACATTGTCCCAGGTTGTTACAAG ACAATGGGAATGGCAGTAATGTTGGATGAGATAATCAATTATGTACAATCTTTGCAGAATCAAGTTGAg TTTCTTTCTATGAAACTCACAGCTGCAAGCTCCTATCATGACTTCAACTCAGACTCAGATGCTGAAGACAAATTGAAG GCAAAGGAAATaagagaaggaaatggaggattaCTGGTTGCATCAGCTCAACTTGGTCCTTTTGACTTGAGCTTTGGTTCTTATTCAACATTGCCATTCAACACCATATGA